The Alosa sapidissima isolate fAloSap1 chromosome 6, fAloSap1.pri, whole genome shotgun sequence genome window below encodes:
- the flrt2 gene encoding leucine-rich repeat transmembrane protein FLRT2, which yields MEFQVGPWNKDWPSFLSFWLTVLLSLHVQFYPVASCPVECRCDKTFVYCNERSLTSVPLGVQEGCKTLYLHNNQINNAGFPLELHNVASVETVVLYGNQLDEFPVNLPRNMLMLHLQENNIQTISRAALAQLPFLEELHLDDNSISTVGVEEGAFREAVSLKMLFLTKNHLSSVPIGLPVELKELRLDENRIADIPEEAFQNVTTLQRLLLDGNLLTDEGIAVGTFQELVNLRELSLARNSLTGPPPMLPGVSLVKLNLQENQMTSIPVTAFAGLHRLERLDISNNQLQSLPQGVFDSLVSLRQLSVRGNLWHCDCSIKWVIAWLKSLPSTINVRGFTCQSPERVRGMVIRELTLDAIQCPAGTELEPWPTQPPPSPSQPRRTTTIRPAPQTTTSMSPTSTMFYPPTHKPTPPGPDMPGLPPGPRPPYEDSLQISFHIVNSSCIEVSWASYFTVTAYKVTWVKMGQALMSDVTRETTVPGDRRKLSLTNLEPRSNYRICVYVLDTLNVYRPGEDTICSEAKTKSFSKATETEPAAQQDGSSTLLLAGIIGGAVLVVLVTLLSLFCWHMHKKSRTASSKWKYNRGRRKDDYCEAGTKKDNSILEMTETSFQIVSLNNEQLLKGDFRIQPIYTPNGGIGFRDCHLSNNSIAYCKSSNVPSMEFCHT from the coding sequence ATGGAGTTTCAGGTGGGACCATGGAATAAGGATTGGCCTTCGTTTCTTAGCTTTTGGCTGACCGTGTTGTTGAGCCTACACGTGCAGTTTTACCCGGTGGCCTCGTGTCCGGTGGAGTGCCGCTGTGACAAAACGTTTGTTTACTGCAACGAGAGGAGCCTGACCTCGGTGCCCTTGGGCGTGCAGGAGGGCTGCAAGACCCTCTACCTGCACAACAACCAGATCAACAACGCTGGCTTCCCGCTGGAGCTGCACAATGTGGCCTCGGTAGAGACGGTCGTTCTGTACGGCAACCAGCTGGACGAGTTCCCCGTCAACCTGCCGCGGAACATGCTCATGCTCCACCTGCAGGAGAACAACATCCAGACCATCTCGCGGGCGGCTCTGGCACAGCTGCCCTTCCTGGAGGAGTTGCACCTGGACGACAACTCCATCTCCACGGTGGGCGTGGAAGAGGGGGCCTTCCGCGAGGCGGTCAGCCTCAAGATGCTGTTCCTCACCAAGAACCACCTGAGCAGCGTGCCCATCGGCCTGCCCGTGGAGCTCAAGGAGCTGCGTCTGGACGAGAACCGCATCGCCGACATCCCCGAAGAGGCCTTCCAGAACGTCACCACCCTGCAGCGGCTGCTGCTCGACGGCAACCTGCTGACCGACGAGGGAATCGCCGTCGGGACCTTCCAGGAGCTGGTGAACCTCCGTGAGCTCTCGCTGGCGCGGAATTCGCTCACCGGGCCGCCGCCCATGCTCCCGGGCGTCTCGCTGGTCAAGCTCAACCTCCAGGAGAACCAGATGACCAGCATCCCGGTGACGGCGTTCGCCGGGCTGCATCGGCTCGAGCGGCTGGACATCTCCAACAACCAGCTGCAGTCCCTGCCGCAGGGGGTGTTCGACAGCCTGGTGAGCCTGCGGCAGCTCAGCGTGCGCGGCAACCTCTGGCACTGCGACTGCTCCATCAAATGGGTGATTGCGTGGCTCAAGTCCCTGCCGTCCACCATTAACGTGCGCGGCTTCACATGCCAGAGCCCGGAGAGGGTGCGTGGCATGGTGATCAGAGAGCTCACGCTGGATGCCATCCAATGCCCAGCTGGCACGGAGCTCGAGCCTTGGCCGACCCAGCCACCACCGTCCCCCTCCCAGCCTCGGAGAACCACCACCATCCGTCCTGCCCCCCAGACCACCACCTCCAtgtcccccacctccaccatgtTCTACCCCCCAACTCACAAGCCAACCCCCCCAGGGCCAGACATGCCAGGCCTGCCCCCCGGACCTCGTCCTCCGTACGAGGACTCCCTACAGATCTCCTTTCACATCGTCAACTCCTCCTGCATCGAGGTGAGCTGGGCGTCCTACTTCACCGTCACGGCCTACAAGGTGACGTGGGTGAAGATGGGCCAGGCGCTGATGAGCGACGTCACCCGGGAGACCACGGTCCCCGGCGACCGCCGCAAGCTCTCCCTCACCAACCTCGAGCCGCGCTCTAACTACCGCATCTGCGTCTACGTGCTGGACACCCTCAACGTCTACCGGCCGGGCGAGGACACTATCTGCTCGGAGGCTAAGACCAAGTCCTTCAGCAAGGCCACAGAGACGGAGCCCGCGGCACAGCAGGACGGCAGCTCCACCCTGCTGCTGGCCGGCATCATCGGCGGCGCCGTCCTCGTCGTCCTGGTGACGCTGCTGAGCCTCTTCTGCTGGCACATGCACAAGAAAAGCCGGACGGCGTCGTCCAAGTGGAAATACAACCGCGGCCGGAGAAAAGACGACTACTGTGAGGCAGGGACCAAAAAGGATAATTCCATCCTGGAGATGACTGAAACCAGCTTTCAGATAGTGTCCTTGAACAATGAACAGCTTTTAAAGGGAGACTTCCGGATCCAGCCCATCTACACGCCTAATGGGGGCATCGGCTTCCGAGATTGTCACCTCAGTAACAACAGCATAGCATACTGCAAGAGCAGCAACGTTCCCAGCATGGAATTCTGCCACACGTGA